The DNA window TTCACAAGCTTTACTCCTGTCACAGAAACAGACCCGAAGTGGAATGACAAAATCGTTACGAGGGTCTCtcaaaaaaaaaccttcaaCCGTTTCGAAAGGAATCGAGATGATTTCCTGGTACAGGAAAAAGCCATCACGCCAATCTGAGACAATTAACCGATGTCCTCTACCTCACCTTTTGACTCACGCTCGCATTGCAATCAATGGCACGGAGGATCTACAGCTGCTGATCACTCAACTTCAACCCAAGAATTGGGATTAGTTTAACTCCGAGTCGTGACTGAATATTCGATATTCGTGAGAGGCTAGAAGGGAAAATTCCTCAATACGCAGCATCAAAATGAACATCGTTCAGCAATTAAAAATTTCCTTTTTTGGGATAATCTACTCCAAGTCTTTGCAAGACTTCAACGCCCGTCATCTGCTGTGGGCTTTGGACAAAAGAGGTAACGCAGTACTGCACGCATTGGACTGTCTACGAGGACCTCGTTTCGGGCTCTCTCCCGCACCAAACCGGGTGTACATTCCAGTCCAATTAGAAACCCGATTCTTCCCAGCAACTGAGCACAGAATACTTCGTATAAGTGCAAGCCTCCACCTCGAGCTACCTTCCAGTGAAAACCGGAGGACAGTCAAACCTACTGGCCAATCCATAAAGTGCACAGAGTTTGGTCCATCTAGGTACCTGATTGGGAATGCCATTGGAACCGCTGGAGAGCTGGAATGCGTTTCTCCAGGGGATATCCCCCGATGCTTTGATAGCCGACCTGTAGAGGAGAGAGTGAACGCTTTCAGCGGAAAAAGGAGCCGTTATCGATAGCTAATTCACACGAAATCATCGCATTTCTATTCACTGACCTAAAAAACTCGGAAGAACCCTAGTTCAGAGTTGCTCAaggttcgctcggagctgtcacttttgtatggaagctgtaaacattagagtgaacctagggcgactcgattttaaaaccgaaaacagcataAGCCTACTCATCTCGTGCAAGATAGGAGGGGATCGAAGCTTACCTTGAACGCTTCTGAGACATTGCCAAGGCTTAATATACCGCTGGCTAGCTGCGGAGTTATCAAACAACCTAAGGAACTACATGACAGACTTCCGCAAGCTGTTGCAGCTCCTGTCGCCTTATTCTCCTGTGGAATGTTTGCTAGGCAAACAGAAACCCAAGTACGGTCATCCGTACGGTGACTCTCGGATCGCTCAGATACTTTTCCCAGATCGAGCAGTGTAACGCTATACCTAAGTAACAATTTTTGTTTCGGCAACCACTTCATAACCAGTTTGCAAATAAAAATTCATTTACCTTTTTTGTTGGAAACTGATTATGAAGTAGTTGCCGGAAcaaaaattgttacttgggtaccGTTTCGTGCAAAATTCATGACTTACTACTAATAAAAGTTTTGGATTTTTTGTGAGAATAGTCGTTGTAGGAGCAGTAAAAAAGGTTGTTTTTTGTGAAACACACGGATACCGCGTGACAAAAATATGTACCGTTAGCTCTAAACGCGTGCGAAAATGATTTCCCCTAACAAAGATATTCCTCAAGGTCAAATGAATGTTGAAATAAAATTGACTCTTCAACTCAAATTATACTTATGCTTCTCACTGAAACCTTTTGTGCTATTCCGGGccaaagtcgaaaaaagtcctAACGCATCAATATTCGGCCGTGATCGAAATATTAAAGATCCGCCCTGATAAGCCTAGAGTGGTGGTAACCAGTCTAAAACAGACAAACGATATCGCTAACTACGGGCCATTTACGAAGAAGTACTGCCTCTACGTACCTGCCAACGATGTCGAGATCGATGGCGTATTATCCGGTTCGAGTTTGATATACCCGGATCTGCTGAAGCTTCTAAGGACCCCATGCTTTAACCAGTTAAGATACTGTGAGCGAAGACTACATACACTGACCATCTGGCAATCCGGTAGAACCTTGTTCCACGCAACCATGCTTTAATACAGAGAGCGAGAGCCCATGAGTTAAAGTGGAAGGTTAAGTCATTGGACAAGAATCTCTTTGTGGAAGCATTCTGAGCTGCGAGCGACTCAGCTGAAACGCGGATGAGTTGACGGAAACGATAAATCCTGTGAGACCACCGTGGCAAGAAAACTAGAACCAACGAACAAACGGCGCTCAGCTTACTGATGGAATGAGGAGTTCGAAATCCTGCCCTCTAGCTCCCTTGGAGCTAGACAACATGCTCAAAGAGCTGACACGGAAGATACAAGGTCGATGTCACCAACAGAGGTGACGCATACCATGTGGCGATGGAGAAGATCAACGGGCCTGCGATACGTCTCTGGATACGTGCTCTGACAAACTGAAAGTTATGGTAGAAGAGCTCTTCCAGGAGTACGACCCAAGGAAAACCGAGGACCCCGTATTTGTGGCGAAGGGTCTAAAGGTGCTGAAAGCTCCCGGACCAGATGGAATCCCCGGCAATCCAGGCATTCCCGAATTTGTTTAGAAAAGTGTTCCAACAGCTTCTAGACTAGGGCCACTTCCCTGACAAAGATACGAAGATACGGAAGTTTGTGCTGCTACCAAAACCTGGCAAACCTCCCGGCAATCCATTGTCTTATAGACCAATACAGCTTGCTGGATACGCTCGGGTAACTCTTAgtgaggattatcctcaacattcTGACAACATTTATGAAGAGCGATCACGAGTTATGGAAGAAGCAGTTTGGATTCCGGACAGGCCTGTCTATGGTGGACGCTATTCTGACCGTTTTCGAGAGCTGATGTGGTGCGCTTATAATTGTTGAGTCACTGCACAAAATTAGGTTCCCTAGCAGCTACCTGTACAGAATTCAGAAGAGCTATCTCCAGAACAGGGGCTCTGGTCTACGAGACAAACAAAAGACAGAAATCGGTTAATTTGTCGGCGGGAGTCCCAGAAGACTATCCTGGGTCCAATGCTCTGGAACGGGAAGTATAACGGCGTGCTGACGCTCAAGCTGCCTAGAAGCGTGGAGATCGTCGGGTTCGCGGAGGAAATCGTAATAACGGTATGTCGGCGATGGAGGCGATCCATATGGTCAGAAATTGGATACAATATGTGAAGTTGTACATAGCCCACCACAAAACGGATGTGGTACTGGTCAGCGAAGTTACTCAGCGGGCAGAAATTACTGTCAGGGGACATATAGTCTGGAAACGAGCGCTGAAACAGCTGGGTGTAATAATTGACGACCGACAGGGCTACACCACTCAGGTTGACTACGAAAAGGCGGCTAAAGCTATCTACGCTCCAACCAGAATTATGTCGAATAGCGCCGGGTCATGTAGTAGCAAGCGGCATCTTCTGGTTAGCGTAGCAATACGTGGAAAACATTAACCTTTTTTTCTGACGCAGTTCCTCTCTGGCCGTGGATGTTTCAAACAGTACCTTCATCGGTTCGGAAACGCGGCATCACCCTTTTTCAGGGCCTCGGTATAGGGAGTAATACAGCCGCCTAGAAACTCTCAGTCGGTGTAGTGTAGTTTCATCGCCGGGGACTACCCGAGTAAATTGCGACAAAGCTGGGAGTTAAATGGCTTTAAAGAAGCATCGGTTAGGTAATTTCTGTTCCAGATGTGAACGACCGGGTTTCATAATTTACGATGATACGAGCTTTCTTCAAGTGCTTTAAATTCCTAATAAAgaatttatttcatattttctgtAGTCTATTCTATACTTTCTATTTTCTCTTTCCTGATCTGCAAGTTCCAATTGTCAATTACTATTATTTTGAACATCAAATTTCTGACAGTCCCAAGTTCCACCCCATCATTTGCGCACCCCCACCCCACACTCACCTAAAGCGTCCACCCAGCGGATGGATCGGCCCCGGTGGGAATCGTCGCAGGTTCGGCGTCGGCGTCAGATACGCGGCCAGCGGTGGAATCGCCTTGTTGATGTTATTGCTCGGATTGTTGGCGAACTTGACCGTGATCGGTTCGGAGGCCCCCTTCGGTGTGGTCCCGTTCAGCTGCTGGATGGCCCGTTCCGCCTCCGAGCGCTGATCGAACCGGATGAAGCCGACCCCCTTCGATAGGCCGGTGATGTTATCGCACAGGATGCGCGACGTGATGATCTGTCCGTAGGGCTGGAACAGTGCCTCCAGATCCTGCTGGGTCATACTCTTCGACAGCCCGGACACGTACAGATTGGCGCCCTTGATGGCGTCGGAGCTGGGCCGGGCGAACGACACCTTGATCGTTTTGTTCTGCAGCCGCAGCCCGTTGAATGTGTTTATTGCTTTTTCCGCGTCCTCCGGACGGTGATAGTTGACGAAGCCGTAACCGAGACTTTGTCCtgttaaaattaaacaaaatagtAGATGTCACGTCAACTCGATTAACTGTAGTCTACACTTACCGGTAACTTTGTCCCTAATGAGCTTGCAGCTCTCGACGTCGCCGATGCTGGAGAACAGTGACTTGACCTCCTCCTGGGTCATCGTCTGTGGCAGATAGTTGACGATCAGGTTGGTCTTGCTGTCTTCCTGGCCGCTGCCGATCGAACCGGAGCGACCATTTTGCTGTACTGTCTCCAAACCGTTCGCCATCATTTTACACTAGCCTCTGCTGCTTTTTGTTTCTGGATGGATCGGGTTAACAACGATATAAATCActatcaactttttaaagtgTTTCTGTGTTTGTGTACGTGTGCTATGCACTCGCCGTAATCTAGCTAGTTAAGAGTAAGATTTGATCTGGAACAGGTTGTCTAAGGTATAGAAGAATTCTGTTGCGCTCGGCTGATTTCACTGGAAAATGCTCACGATCGGGTTCGTTCCGAACCTTCTGCTGCTGCTTGTAGCGACCAATAGAGAAGCTTCAATCAGCTGGACACCTCTTCGTAGATGGGGCGGGATCTGTAGCAAGTTTGCGTGGGGTATTTTTTGAGGTGACGAAAATGCTTTTAAATTTCACTCCTTTTGTTTTGttctgtttttgtttgtttattgtttgGTTGCTGCTTTGCTAAGTGTTGATTGTCGTTATTCTGACTCTTGTGATTCACTCTCACGGGAtgtgctgttgctgctgctactTCTGCTCAGTAGGTAGGTACAGACGTTCCTCTTTCGACTTGATCGACTCGGCTGACAACAGGGGTGGATGAGGGGGAGCGTAGCTAGTACCGAGTAGTACAAGCAGTTCAGCGAAGTTTTTTGCGGATCCTGCTCGGAAAATGGGGTTTCTGTCTGCGACGATATTCGTCTAGGGGTTCGTGACCGGATGTGGACTAGGGTTCTGTCCACGTCttgctgttgtttttgttgttgtgttttgctaatttattttctaagtttggtttttttttatattgtaaataGGAAGCAATTGATCCTTTTTATCTcggtttttttgctataaatattGTATATTGTTTTTTCCATGAATTTCTTATTTCTCTTGTATATATCTCGCGTTGTTGCCAAGGAAAGAGATCCAAATCCGAATATCTGGAAGGAAAAATAAAACAGTAATCAGTAACTTCataatattaaattttgaaaacattAAATCTAGCCTAGTAAGTAATAGCACCCTTTAAGCTAGCtcccattaaaaaaaatcattgcattCAGACAttaaacctataactaaattagttatgaaatatgtgtttcgacctcgtctcttcagaacccgACGCTAACTTAGTGACAACGAATTTcgtgctaaatcgtattcagagttggcagttccctctcagattttattgaaattttctgtacatgaagactttgtcacaaaaagccactttgctaactttgttttcccaaaaatgatctagactgtcttttaaaaagggtcaaacttctttttaccatttttttttcaaacggcTATAGCtgaaaaatgacaaatcttacaaacaaatgttgtaggagtgattttcacataaTTAGTCAAAttgttgaataaaaatattgaatcgatttacaaaaaaatcccatctttgatttggatgaaattttgttccaagataggtaattatgttccctacctaccgtcaaaaattccagttgggcactttcaagaaaaaaaagttatttcaaaaaaaaattccttgtctaaactgattttttttcagcgtatttttATTAAAAGGTCCATAACCCAGAATCACGAGGAGAAAACACAGACTCTAGATTCCAtagtccagagtcccgaggaaagagaccagaatccagagtcgtgagtccttaacccaaaatactgaggctagtctagaatccagaatccagagttcagtgtggagaatgcagagtccagagtccatagcgcaGCGATCAGAACCCATATNNNNNNNNNNNNNNNNNNNNNNNNNNNNNNNNNNNNNNNNNNNNNNNNNNNNNNNNNNNNNNNNNNNNNNNNNNNNNNNNNNNNNNNNNNNNNNNNNNNNNNNNNNNNNNNNNNNNNNNNNNNNNNNNNNNNNNNNNNNNNNNNNNNNNNNNNNNNNNNNNNNNNNNNNNNNNNNNNNNNNNNNNNNNNNNNNNNNNNNNNNNNNNNNNNNNNNNNNNNNNNNNNNNNNNNNNNNNNNNNNNNNNNNNNNNNNNNNNNNNNNNNNNNNNNNNNNNNNNNNNNNNNNNNNNNNNNNNNNNNNNNNNNNNNNNNNNNNNNNNNNNNNNNNNNNNNNNNNNNNNNNNNNNNNNNNNNNNNNNNNNNNNNNNNNNNNNNNNNNNNNNNNNNNNNNNNNNNNNNNNNNNNNNNNNNNNNNNNNNNNNNNNNNNNNNNNNNNNNNNNNNNNNNNNNNNNNNNNNNNNNNNNNNNNNNNNNNNNNNNNNNNNNNNNNNNNNNNNNNNGGCCATCAGGCGCTTTACTTGTCGCCGAGGACCGGTTGCAGAATACTTCTCGGACAACGGGACCAATTTTCGTGCGGCGAGCAAAGAAATCCAGCAGCTGTACCGTGACATGCAGAAGGCGTGCGCTGAAGAGCTGACGGATGCGAGGACGCAGTGGCATTTTAATCCCCCTGCTGGGAATCTCCTTAGTGTCCTAGGATTCCGTTGGCATCGCTGAATAAATCGCCTGATGGTCGCAGTGGGTGTACTCCTCACTCTCCAATTTCCCATGACCTGTAGAGCGTTACGTAGATGATGGATTCCAGTCTGTATTTGCGAAATTACACCGCGTTAAATCCCGTTTTGCCAAagttgatgccaaatgacttaaaaattcataaagcatcaaaatttgatgttatcccgaaaaattttttttaacaaagattgactttttttgacgatttttgttcaaagggggggaaatttccaaatcgaacaggtattattgatgccaaatgactttaaaatgcatacagcatcaaaatttgatgttatctcgaaaaattttttttaacgaaaattgaaaacgtcgagatttgatataaactcgaaaaaatttttttgacgaaaatcgacttttttcgactttttttgttcaaaggggggggggggatttccaaatcgaacaggtattattgatgccaaatgactttaaaatgcatacagcatcaaaatttgatgttatctcgaaaaaaattttttaacgaaaattgactttttttgacgatttttgttcaaaggggggagtaaaggaaaatttcaaaatcgactttgtatttttgatgccaaatgactttaaactgcatgaaacgtcgagatttgatgtaaactcaaaaaaaaaattttgacgaaaatcgacttttttcgactttttttgttcaaagggggggaaatttccaaatcgaacaggtattattgatgtcaaatgactttaaaatgcatacagcatcaaaatttgatgttatctcgaaaaaaaatttttaacgaaaattgactttttttgacgatttttgttcaaaggggggagtaaaggaaaatttcaaaatcgactttgtatttttgatgccaaatgactttaaactgcatgaaacgtcgagatttgatgtaaactcgaaaaaatttttttgacgaaaatcgacttttttcgactttttttgttcaaagggggggaaatttccaaatcgaacaggtattattgatgccaaatgactttaaaatgcatacagcatcaaaatttgatgttatctcgaaaaaatttttttaacgaaaattgactttttttgacgatttttgttcaaaggggggagtaaaggaaaatttcaaaatcgactttgtatttttgatgccaaatgactttaaactgcatgaaacgtcgagatttgatgtaaactcgaaaaaaattttttgacgaaaatcgacttttttcgactttttttgttcaaaggaggggaaatttccaaatcgaacaggtattattgatgccaaatgactttaaaatgcatacagcatcaaaatttgatgttatctcgaaaaattttttttaacgaaaattgactttttttgacgatttttgttcaaaggggggagtaaaggaaaatttcaaaatcaactttgtatttttgatgccaaatgactttaaactgcatgaaacgtcgagatttgatgtaaactcgaaaatttttttttgacgaaaattgacttttttcgactttttttgttcaaagggggggaaatttccaaatcgaacaggtattattgatgccaaatgactttaaaatgcatacagcatcaaaatttgatgttatctcgaaaaaaattttttaacgaaaattgactttttttgacgatttttgttcaaaggggggagtaaaggaaaatttcaaaatcaactttgtatttttgatgccaaatgactttaaactgcatgaaacgtcgagatttgatataaactcgaaaaaaattttttgacgaaaatcgacttttttcgactttttttgttcaaaggggggggggggggatttccaaatcgaacaggtattattgatgccaaatgactttaaaatgcatacagcatcaaaatttgatgttatctcgaaaaaaaatttttaacgaaaattgactttttttgacgatttttgttcaaaggggggagtaaaggaaaatttcaaaatcgactttgtatttttgatgccaaatgactttaaactgcatgaaacgtcgagatttgatgtaaactcgaaaaaaaaattttgacgaaaatcgacttttttcgactttttttgttcaaagggggggaaatttccaaatcgaacaggtattattgatgccaaatgactttaaaatgcatacagcatcaaaatttgatgttatctcgaaaaaatttttttaacgaaaattgactttttttgacgatttttgttcaaaggggggagtaaaggaaaatttcaaaatcaactttgtatttttgatgccaaatgactttaaactgcatgaaacgtcgagatttgatataaactcgaaaaaaattttttgacgaaaatcgacttttttcgactttttttgttcaaagggggggggatttccaaatcgaacaggtattattgatgccaaatgactttaaaatgcatacagcatcaaaatttgatgttatctcgaaaaaatttttttaacgaaaattgactttttttgacgatttttgttcaaaggggggagtaaaggaaaatttcaaaatcgactttgtatttttgatgccaaatgactttaaactgcatgaaacgtcgagatttgatgtaaactcgaaaatttttttttgacgaaaatcgacttttttcgactttttttgttcaaagggggggaaatttccaaatcgaacaggtattattgatgtcaaatgactttaaaatgcatacagcatcaaaatttgatgttatctcgaaaaaatttttttaacgaaaattgactttttttgacgatttttgttcaaaggggggagtaaaggaaaatttcaaaatcgactttgtatttttgatgccaaatgactttaaactgcatgaaacgtcgagatttgatgtaaactcgaaaatttttttttgacgaaaattgacttttttcgactttttttgttcaaagggggagaaatttccaaatcgaacaggtattattgatgccaaatgactttaaaatgcatacagcatcaaaatttgatgttatctcgaaaaaaaatttttaacgaaaattgactttttttgacgatttttgttcaaaggggggagtaaaggaaaatttcaaaatcgactttgtatttttgatgccaaatgactttaaactgcatgaaacgtcgagatttgatgtaaactcgaaaaaaattttttgacgaaaatcgacttttttcgactttttttgttcaaagggggggaaatttccaaatcgaacaggtattattgatgccaaatgactttaaaatgcatacagcatcaaaatttgatgttatctcgaaaaattttttttaacgaaaattgactttttttgacgatttttgttcaaaggggggagtaaaggaaaatttcaaaatcgactttgtatttttgatgccaaatgactttaaactgcatgaaacgtcgagatttgatgtaaactcgaaaatttttttttgacgaaaatcgacttttttcgactttttttgttcaaagggggggaaatttccaaatcgaacaggtattattgatgtcaaatgactttaaaatgcatacagcatcaaaatttgatgttatctcgaaaaattttttttaacgaaaattgactttttttgacgatttttgttcaaaggggggagtaaaggaaaatttcaaaatcgactttgtatttttgatgccaaatgactttaaactgcatgaaacgtcgagatttgatgtaaactcgaaaatttttttttgacgaaaattgacttttttcgactttttttgttcaaagggggg is part of the Topomyia yanbarensis strain Yona2022 chromosome 1, ASM3024719v1, whole genome shotgun sequence genome and encodes:
- the LOC131692300 gene encoding ELAV-like protein 2 isoform X1: MMANGLETVQQNGRSGSIGSGQEDSKTNLIVNYLPQTMTQEEVKSLFSSIGDVESCKLIRDKVTGQSLGYGFVNYHRPEDAEKAINTFNGLRLQNKTIKVSFARPSSDAIKGANLYVSGLSKSMTQQDLEALFQPYGQIITSRILCDNITGLSKGVGFIRFDQRSEAERAIQQLNGTTPKGASEPITVKFANNPSNNINKAIPPLAAYLTPTPNLRRFPPGPIHPLGGRFSLPSTFSRYSPLTGDLGTSVLSANAINGSGWCIFVYNLAPETEENVLWQLFGPFGAVQSVKVIKDLQTNKCKGFGFVTMTNYDEAVVAVQSLNGYTLGNRVLQVSFKTNNTKSKTN
- the LOC131692300 gene encoding ELAV-like protein 2 isoform X2 — its product is MMANGLETVQQNGRSGSIGSGQEDSKTNLIVNYLPQTMTQEEVKSLFSSIGDVESCKLIRDKVTGQSLGYGFVNYHRPEDAEKAINTFNGLRLQNKTIKVSFARPSSDAIKGANLYVSGLSKSMTQQDLEALFQPYGQIITSRILCDNITGLSKGVGFIRFDQRSEAERAIQQLNGTTPKGASEPITVKFANNPSNNINKAIPPLAAYLTPTPNLRRFPPGPIHPLGGRFSRYSPLTGDLGTSVLSANAINGSGWCIFVYNLAPETEENVLWQLFGPFGAVQSVKVIKDLQTNKCKGFGFVTMTNYDEAVVAVQSLNGYTLGNRVLQVSFKTNNTKSKTN